The Mustela nigripes isolate SB6536 chromosome 4, MUSNIG.SB6536, whole genome shotgun sequence genome includes a window with the following:
- the LOC132016301 gene encoding small ribosomal subunit protein RACK1-like — METEVTDTLGVCKYTVQDESHSEWVSCVRFSPNSSNPIIVSCGWDKLVKVWNLANCKLKTNHIGHTGYLNTVTVSPDGSLCASGGKDGQAMLWDLNEGKHLYTLDGGDIINALCFSPNRYWLCAATGPSIKIWDLEGKIIVDELKQEVISTSSKAEPPQCTSLAWSADGQTLFAGYTDNLVRVWQVIIGTR; from the coding sequence ATGGAGACTGAAGTGACTGATACTCTGGGTGTATGCAAATATACTGTCCAGGATGAAAGCCATTCGGAGTGGGTATCTTGTGTCCGATTCTCACCCAATAGCAGCAATCCCATTATTGTCTCCTGTGGCTGGGACAAGCTGGTCAAGGTATGGAACTTGGCAAACTGCAAGCTGAAAACCAATCACATCGGCCACACGGGCTACCTGAACACTGTAACTGTCTCTCCAGATGGATCCCTCTGCGCTTCTGGAGGGAAGGATGGCCAGGCCATGCTGTGGGATCTCAACGAAGGCAAACACCTCTATACACTCGATGGTGGGGACATCATCAATGCTCTGTGCTTCAGTCCTAACCGATACTGGCTCTGTGCTGCCACAGGCCCCAGCATCAAGATCTGGGACTTGGAAGGCAAGATCATTGTAGATGAACTAAAGCAAGAAGTTATCAGTACGAGCAGCAAGGCAGAGCCACCTCAGTGTACCTCTCTGGCCTGGTCTGCTGATGGCCAGACTCTGTTTGCTGGCTACACAGACAACCTGGTGCGTGTGTGGCAGGTGATCATCGGCACCCGTTAG